One Luoshenia tenuis DNA window includes the following coding sequences:
- a CDS encoding PD-(D/E)XK nuclease family protein codes for MIITNEEGYPQALVDACQSDYELEPNEWRVTSLLKGPREAILERRHSHEITRDVSDMIWLLFGTSVHSLLERVPIGPLEFREERIKIPIGGYVLSGKFDSYDAGEKLLTDYKTCSVWQIINKRFDHWRQQLLIYAWMLEKIGFECNQARVMTLAKDHRRSLAKFEKGYPRKPGQAIPFTFSKKDFGDIEVWLIERFSEIARLEQLPDDQLPVCTPEERYNSGTKYAVMKKGKKRAVRLFDNAQAAQDHIAKGKGDFVEIRHGEDKKCMDYCVACEFCNYYKEKVEKHVQSA; via the coding sequence ATGATCATAACCAATGAAGAAGGATACCCGCAGGCCCTCGTTGATGCGTGCCAATCAGATTATGAACTCGAACCAAACGAATGGCGCGTTACCAGCCTGCTAAAAGGGCCGCGAGAGGCGATATTAGAACGGCGGCACAGCCATGAAATCACACGCGATGTATCCGATATGATTTGGTTGTTGTTCGGGACATCCGTTCATAGCTTGCTGGAGCGTGTTCCGATTGGCCCGCTTGAGTTTCGGGAGGAACGGATAAAAATACCAATTGGCGGTTACGTCTTATCTGGTAAGTTCGACAGCTACGATGCGGGGGAAAAGCTTTTAACGGACTATAAAACGTGTTCCGTTTGGCAGATCATCAACAAGCGTTTTGACCACTGGCGGCAACAACTACTGATATATGCCTGGATGCTTGAGAAAATCGGCTTTGAATGTAACCAGGCTAGGGTAATGACCCTTGCGAAAGACCACCGCCGATCACTGGCCAAGTTTGAAAAGGGCTATCCTCGCAAGCCGGGTCAGGCTATCCCATTTACGTTTAGCAAAAAGGACTTTGGCGATATCGAGGTATGGTTAATCGAACGGTTTAGTGAGATTGCACGCCTTGAGCAGCTACCAGACGATCAACTGCCGGTATGTACACCGGAAGAACGCTACAACAGCGGAACAAAATACGCAGTGATGAAAAAGGGAAAGAAAAGGGCGGTTCGCCTGTTCGACAACGCCCAAGCCGCACAAGACCATATCGCAAAAGGCAAAGGGGACTTCGTGGAGATTCGCCATGGCGAAGATAAGAAGTGTATGGATTACTGCGTAGCATGCGAGTTTTGCAATTACTACAAGGAGAAGGTGGAGAAACATGTTCAGAGCGCTTGA